The sequence GTACGTCGATGCCGCGACCGCACTGGCACGACGCTATGGCCTGGCCTGTCACCTCGACGGCGCCCGTTTGTTCAATGCCGCGGCGATGCTCGGCGTTTCTGCGGCTTCGCTGGCGTCTCCTTTTGATTCCGTCTCAGTCTGCCTGTCCAAAGGACTGGGAGCACCGGTCGGGTCGGTCCTGATAGGGTCCGCGCCGTTTATAGCCAAAGCGCGGCGCCTGCGGAAGATGCTGGGCGGTGGTATGCGCCAGGCGGGTATCATCGCGGCCGCAGGATTATATGCGCTGGAACACAACGTCGAACGCTTGGTCGACGATCACGCAAATGCGAAACTTCTTGCCATTGGCTTATCGCAATATTCGGGACTAACCGTTTCGATGCCGGACACCAATATGGTCTTCGTTAATGTCGCTGCTGATGTTGCCGCGCCGTTCTCTGCCTATTTAGCTGCGCATGGAATCGGCGTCACGTCGGCCTATACCGCGACCCAACAACGCTGGGTAACTCACCTGGACATTTCGGAAAAAGCAGTCGAGGATGCTCTGAAAGTGACACGGGATTTTTTTTCGACACGCTGAGCGCCGGGCCCAGGACCTAAGAAAAAAATTTTGTACGAGCATGACTATGAAGCCAAAGCGAATAATTAAGTCCAACACGCGCGGCACAAAAACTTTTACACCGCGGACTGGATACACTTAAGATAATTCAAAAAAATATCAGATATTTCTTGGCAAAAAAATGCTAGCGTAGCAGCATAACGTCAGCGAGTCAGCGAATCAGCGAGTCAA is a genomic window of Glaciimonas sp. PAMC28666 containing:
- the ltaE gene encoding low-specificity L-threonine aldolase; protein product: MSTAIRHDFRSDTVTRPGPSMRAAMAAAEVGDDVFGDDPTVNRLESTAARIVGKEAALFVPSGTQANLIALMSHCERGDEYIVSQRAHCYRWEAGGAAVLGSIQPQPLNGQADGTLLLSEIEEAIKPDDSHFARTRLLALENTTGGKVLPVAYVDAATALARRYGLACHLDGARLFNAAAMLGVSAASLASPFDSVSVCLSKGLGAPVGSVLIGSAPFIAKARRLRKMLGGGMRQAGIIAAAGLYALEHNVERLVDDHANAKLLAIGLSQYSGLTVSMPDTNMVFVNVAADVAAPFSAYLAAHGIGVTSAYTATQQRWVTHLDISEKAVEDALKVTRDFFSTR